From a single Strix uralensis isolate ZFMK-TIS-50842 chromosome 27, bStrUra1, whole genome shotgun sequence genomic region:
- the CNN2 gene encoding calponin-2, with translation MSSSQFNKGPSYGLSAEVKNRLAQKYDPQKEAELRTWIESVTGQQIGPDFQKGLKDGVILCELMNKLQPNSVRKINRSAQNWHQLENLSNFIKAMASYGMNPVDLFEANDLFESGNLTQVQVSLLALAGMAKTKGLQSGVDIGVKYSEKQQRNFDEAKMKAGQCVIGLQMGTNKCASQSGMTAYGTRRHLYDPKNQILPPMDHSTISLQMGTNKCASQVGMTAPGTRRHIYDAKTGTEKCDNSSMSLQMGSNQGANQSGQVFGLGRQIYDPKYCPQGSQGEVANAACDQSGDPPGYHYYREEEESY, from the exons aTGAGCAGCTCCCAGTTCAACAAGGGCCCGTCCTACGGCCTCTCCGCCGAGGTCAAGAACCGG CTCGCCCAGAAGTACGACCCGCAGAAGGAGGCCGAGCTGCGGACGTGGATCGAGAGCGTGACAGGGCAGCAGATCGGGCCCGATTTCCAGAAGGGGCTGAAGGACGGGGTGATCCTCTGCGA gCTCATGAACAAGCTGCAGCCCAACTCGGTGAGGAAGATCAACCGCTCGGCTCAGAACTGGCACCAG CTCGAGAACCTCTCCAACTTCATCAAGGCCATGGCCAGCTACGGCATGAACCCTGTGGACCTCTTCGAAGCCAACGACCTCTTTGAGAGCGGGAACCTGACGCAGGTGCAGGTGTCTCTGCTGGCGCTGGCGGGCATG GCCAAGACAAAGGGGCTGCAGAGCGGCGTGGACATCGGCGTGAAGTACTcggagaagcagcagaggaacTTCGACGAGGCCAAGATGAAAGCTGGGCAGTGCGTGATCGGGCTGCAG ATGGGCACCAACAAGTGTGCCAGCCAGTCCGGCATGACGGCCTACGGCACGAGGAGGCACCTCTACGACCCCAAGAACCAGATCCTGCCGCCCATGGACCACTCCACCATCAGCCTCCAGATGGGCACCAACAAGTGTGCCAGCCAG GTGGGCATGACGGCTCCCGGCACCAGGAGACACATCTACGACGCCAAGACGGGGACGGAGAAGTGCGACAACTCCTCCATGTCGCTGCAGATGGGCTCCAACCAGGGCGCCAACCAGAGCGGCCAGGTCTTTGGCCTCGGCCGCCAGATCTACGACCCCAAGTACTGCCCACAGGGCAGCCAGGGCGAGGTGGCCAATGCTGCCTGCGACCagagcggggacccccccggctaCCACTACTAccgcgaggaggaggagagctaCTGA
- the ABCA7 gene encoding phospholipid-transporting ATPase ABCA7, which yields MAVGTQLGLLLWKNFTYRRRQRIQLVIELLWPLFLFFILISVRQSHPPFKQHECHFPNKALPSAGTLPWLRGIVCNMDNPCFRHPTAGEAPGVVGNFDGSILSRLLADARQILLRTDGQRLLRSFARLLPTLRRLGGAQRGALPLRDYLRADETFSRFLRTNTSLPPALVDELMGARLSPPLLALATTRLPLTAVVCDALELGGFLGGGDAASAQLLQRGLCALPGPQLRAMEGSFLSQLDLPRLLAEQLSLEAGGIASTVDALGTFLRDAASLMEEVSSMTSLAELRREVGALTAPNAFGALSRVACGHPEGGGLRVPSLNWYEDNDVKAFLDQNNSSGRRPTAPGSASSPFCQELVRSLESSPPSQIFWRGIKPLVMGKILYTPPGPGPDSVMAEVNRTFRELAVLGEVGAAWRELGPRIYAFLNSSLEMQVLRDVLLAPGTAQLLDGFLNGTSWKVPVLAAFLGGPAAGPGLTWHRAYADADAVLSTLSQFMECVCLDKIEAVATEEQLVARALELLEEQQFWAAVVFQPPTNATAPALPPHVRYKIRMDIDDVTRTNKIKDRFWDPGPAADPFSDLRYVWGGFVYVQDLVEQAVVRVQTGAAPRTGVYIQQMPYPCYVDDVFLRVLNRSLPLFLTLAWIYSVAMIIKGVVHEKETRLKETMKTMGLSSGILWLSWFLSSFIPFLLSSALLVLILKLGNILPYSDPAIIFLFLGTFSVATISQCFLISTFFPRANLASACGGIIYFSLYLPYVLCVAWRDHVTFPLRVLVSLLSPVAFGFGCEYFSLYEEQGVGIQWHNLGASPIPGDPYNFATAMGLLLLDAGLYGLATWYVEGVFPGQYGIPKPWNFPFLKIYWCREPSSARHPPYPTGPSAAPQALVEEPPAQLQPGVSIRNLVKIYHNSRVAVNGLSLDFYEGQITSFLGHNGAGKTTTMSILTGLLPPTSGTAYVLGRDIRSDIDTIRKTMGTCPQHNVLFDILTVEEHVWFYGRLKGLSEEQVKEEVEQLLQDTGLPHKRREQTRNLSGGMQRKLSVAIAFVGGSRVVVLDEPTAGVDPHSRRSIWELLLKYRKGRTIILSTHYMDEAELLGDRTAIIAGGRLRCCGSPLFLKARLGTGYHLTLVKQERGGTGGSTSPDTTREDGSDLGSGSATGRGSEGSTVDVAQLSALIQKLVPGSRLVEDVGHEVLFILPYGGAKDGAFAELFRELDARLGELGISSYGISDTTLEEIFLKVAQDTGVDAAMAGTGRGAAPGEGGDTGAADGELAHGARRAEEPQETDLLRGGAGQACGRVRGWALTRQQLRALFLKRMLHARRSTRGFFAQIVLPAVFVCIALLFSLVVPPFGKYPPLRLQPWMYGQQFTFFSNDAPGDPDTARLLGALLAEPGFGTECMKDAGEAAGPCPPASHPDGFWAPPAPPAVLEVLRRRNWTQAEPSPPCQCSGPGARRMLPECPEGAGGLPPPQVRRGTGDVLQNLTGRNISDYLVKSYPQIIRRELRNKKWVNEQRYGGFSLGAGGSPALPSAAEVDEAVLELRALLNVTPGSPSDRLLGNLSRFIEGLDARRNIKVWFNNKGWHAMVSFVNVASNGLLRARLPAGTDPALYGITATNHPLNLTKEQLSEAALMATSVDVLVSICVIFAMSFVPASFVLFLIEERVSKAKHLQFVSGMKPVTYWLGNFAWDMCNYVVPALLVILIFLCFQQKSYVSSANLPSLVLLLLLYGWSITPLMYPASFLFSIPSTAYVALTCINLFIGINGSVATFVLELFVDQNLNDINRILKKVFLIFPHFCLGRGLIDMVKNQAMADAFERFGDRRFVSPLSWDLAGKNMFAMAVEGVIFFLFTLLLQYRFFLRLGPRALQLPLLGEEDQDVARERARVGSSSPHGHLLLLKDLTKVYRRRKAPAVDRLCVAIPPGECFGLLGVNGAGKTSTFQMLTGDAEVTLGEAWLKGHSVLTDLQSVHQHMGYCPQFDAITDLLTGREHLEFYSRLRGVPEEETPRVAQWGIAKLGLGPHADQPAGKYSGGNKRKLSTAIALLGSPPVVFLDEPTTGMDPQARRFLWDCILSVIREGRSVVLTSHSMEECEALCTRMAIMVNGRFRCLGSAQHLKSRFGDGYTVVVRVGGPGPAPLERLMQRRFPGIVLMERHGGLLQYQLPPRAGSLASVFSVLAAHHGPCHIEDYSVSQTTLDQVFVRFASEQSDEHPGGATAPRQDATPAVPSPGRRLTLFLEDDSTQESTV from the exons atGGCCGTGGGcacccagctggggctgctgctctggaaGAACTTCACCTACCGCCGGCGGCAGCGG ATCCAGCTGGTCATCGAGCTCCTGTGgcccctcttcctcttcttcatcttGATCTCGGTGCGACAATCCCACCCGCCCTTCAAGCAGCATGAGT GCCACTTCCCCAACAAGGCGCTGCCCTCGGCCGGGACCCTGCCCTGGCTCCGGGGCATCGTCTGCAACATGGACAACCCCTGCTTCCGGCACCCGACGGCGGGAGAGGCCCCGGGCGTGGTGGGCAACTTCGACGGCTCCAT CCTCTCCCGCCTGCTCGCCGATGCCCGGCAGATCCTGCTCCGCACCGACGGGCAGCGGCTCCTGCGCAGCTTCGCCCGGCTGCTGCCCACCCTGCGCCGGCTCGGCGGGGCTCAGCGGGGGG ccctgccactgaGGGATTACCTGCGAGCGGACGAGACCTTCTCGCGGTTCCTCCGGACCAACACGTCTCTGCCGCCGGCGCTGGTGGACGAGCTGATGGGGGCTCGGCTCAGCCCCCCCCTC CTCGCCCTGGCCACCACCCGCCTGCCACTGACGGCCGTGGTCTGCGACGCCTTGGAGCTGGGGGGCTTCCTGGGGGGGGGCGACGCCGCCTCGGCCCAGCTCCTGCAGCGGGGGCTCTGCGCCCTGCCCGGCCCCCAGCTCCGCGCCATGGAGGGCTCCTTCCTCTCCCAGCTCGACCTCCCCCGGCTGCTGGCG GAACAGCTGAGTCTGGAGGCAGGTGGCATCGCCAGCACCGTGGACGCCTTGGGCACCTTCCTGCGGGACGCAGCATCCCTGATGGAGGAG GTCTCCTCCATGACCAGCCTCGCCGAGCTGCGGCGGGAGGTCGGGGCGCTGACGGCTCCCAACGCCTTCGGGGCCCTGTCGCGCGTCGCCTGTGGGCACCCCgagggcggggggctgcgggtcCCCTCCCTCAACTGGTATGAGGACAACGACGTCAAAGCCTTCCTGGACCAAAACAACAGCTCGGGGCGGAGACCCACGGCCCCCGGCAGCGCCAGCA GTCCCTTCTGCCAAGAGCTGGTCCGCAGCCTGGAGTCCAGCCCCCCCTCGCAGATCTTCTGGCGGGGCATCAAGCCCCTGGTCATGGGGAAGATCCTCTACAcaccgcccggccccggccccgacaGCGTCATGGCTGAG GTGAATCGGACCTTCCGGGAGCTGGCGGTGCTGGGGGAGGTCGGGGCTGCCTGGCGGGAGCTGGGACCCCGCATCTACGCCTTCCTCAACAGCAGCCTGGAGATGCAGGTCCTGCGG GACGTGCTGCTGGCCCCGGGCACGGCCCAGCTCCTCGACGGGTTCCTCAACGGCACCTCCTGGAAGGTGCCAGTGTTGGCCGCGTTCCtgggggggccggcggcggggccggggctcaCCTGGCACCGGGCGTACGCCGATGCTGACGCGGTGCTGAGCACGCTGTCACAGTTCATGGAG tgtGTCTGCCTGGACAAGATCGAGGCGGTGGCCACCGAGGAGCAGCTGGTGGCCCgggccctggagctgctggaggagcagcagttCTGGGCAGCTGTGGTCTTCCAGCCCCCCACCAACGCCacggccccggcgctgcccccccacGTCCGCTACAAGATCCGCATGGACATCGACGACGTCACCAGGACCAACAAGATCAAGGACAG GTTTTGGgaccccggccccgccgccgacCCCTTCAGCGACCTGCGCTACGTCTGGGGGGGGTTCGTCTACGTGCAGGACCTGGTGGAGCAGGCGGTGGTGCGGGTGCAGACCGGGGCCGCCCCGCGGACGGGGGTCTACATCCAGCAAATGCCCTACCCCTGCTACGTGGACGACGT GTTCCTGCGCGTCCTGAACCGCTCGCTGCCCCTTTTCCTGACGCTGGCCTGGATCTACTCGGTGGCCATGATCATCAAGGGGGTGGTGCACGAGAAGGAGACACGTCTCAAGGAGACCATGAAGACCATGGGGCTGAGCAGCGGGATCCTCTGGCTCAGCTGGTTCCTCAGCAGCTTCATCCCCTTCCtcctcagctctgccctcctcGTCCTCATCCTCAAG CTGGGAAACATCCTGCCCTACAGCGACCCGgccatcatcttcctcttcctcggCACCTTCTCGGTGGCCACCATCAGCCAGTGCTTCCTCATCAGCACCTTCTTCCCTCGTGCCAACCTGGCCTCGGCTTGTGGCGGCATCATCTACTTCTCCCTGTACCTGCCCTACGTGCTGTGCGTCGCCTGGCGCGACCACGTCACCTTCCCGCTCCGTGTCCTCGTG AGCCTGCTGTCGCCGGTGGCCTTCGGCTTCGGCTGCGAGTATTTCTCCCTCTACGAGGAGCAGGGGGTGGGCATCCAGTGGCACAACCTGGGggccagccccatcccaggagaCCCCTACAACTTTGCCACAgccatggggctgctgctgctggacgcCGGCCTCTACGGCCTGGCCACCTGGTACGTCGAGGGCGTCTTCCCAG GTCAGTACGGGATCCCCAAGCCCTGGAATTTCCCCTTCCTGAAGATCTACTGGTGCAGAGAGCCGTCCTCGGCCAGGCACCCCCCGTACCCCACCGGCCCCTCCGCTGCACCCCAAG CGCTGGTGGAGGAGCCacctgcccagctccagcccgGCGTCTCCATCCGCAACCTGGTGAAGATTTACCACAACAGCCGCGTGGCTGTCAACGGGCTGAGCCTGGACTTCTACGAGGGGCAGATCACCTCCTTCCTGGGCCACAACGGGGCCGGCAAGACCACCACCAT GTCCATCCTGACCGGCCTCCTGCCCCCCACCTCCGGCACCGCCTATGTCCTGGGCCGGGACATCCGCTCCGATATCGACACCATCCGCAAGACCATGGGGACGTGTCCCCAGCACAACGTGCTCTTCGACAT cctgaCGGTGGAGGAGCACGTCTGGTTCTACGGGCGGCTGAAGGGGCTGTCGGAGGAACAGGTgaaggaggaggtggagcagCTGCTCCAGGACACGGGGCTGCCCCACAAGCGCCGGGAGCAGACCAGGAACCTCTCGG GTGGGATGCAGCGGAAGCTCTCAGTGGCCATTGCCTTTGTGGGTGGCTCCCGGGTGGTCGTCCTGGACGAGCCCACGGCCGGTGTTGACCCCCACTCCCGCCGCAGCATCTGGGAGCTGCTACTCAAGTACCGCAaag GCCGCACCATCATCCTGTCCACCCACTACATGGACGAGGCGGAGCTGCTGGGGGACCGCACCGCCATCATCGCGGGGGGCCGGCTCCGCTGCTGCGGGTCCCCGCTCTTCCTCAAGGCCAGGCTGGGCACCGGCTACCACCTCACCCTGGTGAAGCAGGAGCGGGGCGGGACGGGTGGCAGCACCAGCCCCGACACCACCAGAGAG GACGGCAGCGACTTGGGGAGCGGCAGCGCCACGGGCCGGGGCAGCGAGGGCAGCACTGTGG ATGTGGCCCAGCTGTCGGCGCTGATCCAGAAGCTGGTGCCCGGCTCCCGGCTGGTGGAGGACGTTGGGCATGAGGTGCTCTTCATCCTGCCCTACGGCGGGGCCAAGGACGGCGCCTTCGCGGAGCTGTTCCGCGAGCTGGATGCCCGCCTGGGGGAACTGGGCATCTCCAGCTACGGCATCTCCGACACCACCCTGGAAGAG ATCTTCCTGAAGGTGGCTCAGGACACAGGGGTGGACGCGGCCATGGCAG GCACCGGGAGAGGAGCAGCCCCCGGcgaggggggggacacaggagCAGCCGACGGGGAGCTGG CCCACGGAGCCCGGCGAG CGGAGGAGCCCCAGGAGACAGAcctgctgcgggggggggccgggcaggCCTGCGGCAGGGTGAGGGGCTGGGCGCTCACCCGCCAGCAGCTCCGCGCCCTCTTCCTCAAGAGGATGCTCCACGCTCGACGCAGCACCCGCGGCTTCTTCGCGCAG aTCGTCCTGCCCGCCGTCTTCGTCTGCATCGCGCTGCTCTTCAGCCTCGTCGTGCCGCCCTTCGGGAAGTACCCGCCGCTGCGGCTCCAGCCCTGGATGTACGGGCAGCAGTTCACCTTCTTCAG CAACGACGCCCCGGGGGACCCCGACACGGCTCGGCTGCTGGGCGCGCTCCTGGCCGAGCCGGGCTTCGGCACCGAGTGCATGAAGGATGCTGGAGAGGC ggcagggccgTGCCCACCGGCTTCCCACCCCGATGGCTTCTGGGCCCCCCCGGCGCCCCCAGCCGTGCTGGAAGTGCTGCGGCGCAGGAACTGGACACAGGCTGAGCCGTCCCCCCCCTGCCAGTGCAGCGGGCCGGGGGCTCGCAGGATGCTGCCCGAGTGCCCCgagggggccggggggctcccgccgccccaG GTGCGAAGGGGCACGGGCGACGTCCTGCAGAACCTGACGGGCAGGAACATCTCCGACTACCTGGTGAAGAGCTACCCCCAGATCATCCGCCGGGA GCTGAGGAACAAGAAGTGGGTGAACGAGCAGAG GTACGGCGGCTTTTCGCTGGGCGCCGGCGGCTCCCCGGCGCTGCCGTCGGCGGCGGAGGTGGACGAGGCGGTGCTGGAGCTCCGGGCGCTGCTCAACGTCACCCCG GGCAGCCCCTCGGACCGGCTCCTGGGCAACCTCAGCCGCTTCATCGAGGGCTTGGACGCGCGCAGGAACATCAAG GTCTGGTTCAACAACAAGGGCTGGCACGCCATGGTCTCCTTCGTCAACGTGGCCAGCAACGGGCTGCTGCGCGCCCGGCTGCCCGCCGGGACCGACCCCGCGCTCTACGGCATCACGGCCACCAACCACCCCCTCAACCTCACCAAGGAGCAGCTCTCGGAGGCCGCCCT GATGGCCACCTCGGTGGACGTGCTGGTCTCCATCTGCGTCATCTTCGCCATGTCCTTCGTCCCAGCCAGCTTCGTGCTCTTCCTCATCGAGGAGCGGGTCAGCAAGGCCAAGCACCTGCAGTTCGTCAGCGGGATGAAGCCCGTTACCTACTGGCTGGGCAACTTCGCCTGGGACATG TGCAACTACGTGGTCCCTGCGCTGCTGGtcatcctcatcttcctctgcttcCAGCAGAAGTCCTACGTGTCCTCCGCCAACCTGCCctccctggtgctgctgctgctgctctacGG CTGGTCCATCACCCCCCTGATGTACCCGGCCTCCTTCCTCTTCAGCATCCCCAGCACCGCCTACGTGGCCCTGACGTGCATCAACCTCTTCATCGGCATCAACGGCAGCGTGGCCACCTTCGTGCTGGAGCTCTTCGTAGACCAG AACCTCAACGACATCAACCGCATCTTGAAGAAAGTTTTCCTCATCTTCCCCCACTTCTGCCTGGGCCGGGGCCTCATCGACATGGTGAAGAACCAGGCAATGGCCGATGCCTTCGAGAGGTTCG GGGACAGGCGCTTTGTGTCCCCCCTCTCCTGGGATCTGGCAGGGAAGAACATGTTCGCCATGGCCGTTGAGGGCgtcatcttcttcctcttcacccTCCTGCTGCAGTACCGCTTCTTCCTGCGGCTCGG GCCACGGGCTCTGCAGCTGCCCTTGCTGGGGGAGGAGGACCAGGACGTGGCCAGGGAGCGGGCAAgggtgggcagcagctccccgcACGGCCACCTCCTGCTGCTGAAGGACCTGACCAAG GTGTACCGGCGCAGGAAGGCCCCGGCCGTGGACCGGCTCTGCGTGGCCATTCCCCCCGGGGAG TGCTTCGGCCTCCTGGGGGTGAACGGTGCGGGGAAGACCTCCACCTTCCAGATGCTGACGGGGGACGCGGAGGTGACGCTGGGGGAGGCCTGGCTGAAGGGGCACAG CGTGCTCACCGACCTCCAGTCCGTCCACCAGCACATGGGTTACTGCCCCCAGTTCGACGCCATCACGGACCTGCTGACGGGGCGGGAGCACCTGGAGTTTTACAGCCGCCTGCGTGGGGTCCCGGAGGAGGAGACCCCCAGG GTGGCTCAGTGGGGCATTGCcaagctggggctggggccgcACGCGGACCAGCCGGCGGGCAAGTACAGCGGGGGCAACAAGCGCAAGCTCTCCACGGCCATAGCCCTCCTCGGCTCCCCGCCCGTCGTCTTCCTG GATGAGCCCACGACGGGGATGGACCCGCAGGCGCGGCGGTTCCTGTGGGACTGTATCCTCAGCGTCATCCGCGAGGGCAGGTCCGTGGTGCTCACGTCCCACAG CATGGAGGAGTGCGAGGCGCTCTGCACCCGGATGGCCATCATGGTCAACGGCCGGTTCCGCTGCCTGGGCAGCGCCCAGCACCTCAAGAGCAG GTTTGGGGACGGCTACACGGTGGTGGTGCGGGTGGGGGGCCCCGGGCCAGCGCCGCTGGAGAGGCTGATGCAGCGCCGGTTCCCCGGCATCGTGCTGATGGAGCGACACGGGGGGCTGCTGCAGTACCAGCTCCCCCCCCGCGCCGGCTCCCTGGCCAGCGTCTTCAGCGTCCTGGCAGCCCACCACGGGCCCTGCCACATCGAGGACTACTCCGTGTCCCAGACCACCCTTGACCAG GTCTTCGTGCGTTTTGCCAGCGAGCAGAGCGACGAGCACCCCGGGGGGGCCACGGCCCCGCGGCAGGATGCAACCCCGGCGGTCCCCAGCCCCGGGAGGAGGCTGACGCTGTTCCTGGAGGATGACAGCACCCAGGAGAGCACTGTCTGA